Genomic window (Ostrea edulis chromosome 9, xbOstEdul1.1, whole genome shotgun sequence):
CTACCCACATACATAGCTACGTACACCACCCCCGCCATCACTGCCATCCTCCAAGTCTACACGGATTACGTCAGAGAAGCAAAGCGGAACTTTGAAAAAGTGGAAATCCATATGACCACCGGAAACAGGGCTGACATCATAAACTTTGTGTCCATGTTCCTTAGTAAGTAGCTTGCAATATTTCTAGTCGTTTCTTGCTCTTATTATACCtactttgaaaacatttaaGCATATACTTTCATGCAGACAATTTGGAAATTAGTTAcgataaattctaatgaacacAATTGATTATAGCGCCAGATCAGCTTGAATATTTGGAGTCCATCATTGAATACCTGGAAACCCCAAATACTAGAGGCGAGAAGATGCACTTGGACTAGATGACGCGGATTTTCCATACATGGAAGTTATGTGAATGTACCAGACACGGAGAAAATTCCGATTGTTCATGCCTAGAGATTTGTTATTGAAAGTTTTCTGTTTTTGGTTGCTTGAAAAATAAACAGTTAAAACTTCTGTTGTATAATACAATGAATGAACATAAAAcggaaatattgaaataaaacttggTTATAAAGCATTTTATAGAATTCTATATtgggatttttaaaaacattttcaactgTTTTTTCTGTGATAACCCAAGAGGCCtataggccacatcgctcacctgagtcaccttggcccatatgtaaacctttgatccctattgtggccccaacctccCCCGGGGGGcatgtttttaacaaacttagatctgcactatgtcgggaagctttcatacatgaatttcagctcttctcgcccagtggttcttgaagatttttaaatgaccccaccatatTTTGGCATTTGTgatatctcctctttgaagggggcatggcccttcatttgaacaaacttgaatgcccTCCAcccaagatgttttgtgccaagttagcttgaaattggctcagtggctctggagaagatgaaaattttaCGCCAACGACGACGGATGACGGACAATGTcgatcagaaaatctcacttgagccTTAGGCTCGGGTTAGCTAATAAGCTCCGATGTGTTGATTTGCAAATCTCTCAGTTCATGCAAAATGAAACTTAAGGTCAATGGGTGGGTACTATAGAAATTAACGGGGAATATCATGTGTATTTCTATTTGACAGTATTTTTGATACGCCGATTTTATATTGCTATCGTTCCAATAACAGCGAGTCACTTCGCTTGATCCAGCATGCAAAATTCATTCACTGAATGTATGGTTTGTTTGGATGACTACGTTTTGCCATTCTTTCAATGTGATTGGTCGCTGATGGTTTGTTTGGATGACTACGTTATGCCATTCTTTCAATGTGATTGGTCGCTGATGGTTTGTTTGGATGACTACGTTATGCCATTCTTTCAATGTGATTGGTCGCTGATGGTTTGTTTGGATGACTACGTTATGCCATTCTTTCAATGTGATTGGTCGCTGATGGTTTGTTTGGATGACTACGTTATGCCATTCTTTCAATGTGATTGGTCGCTGATGGTTTGTTTGGATGACTACGTTATGCCATTCTTTCAATGTGATTGGTCGCTGATGGTTTGTTTGGATGACTACGTTATGCCATTCTTTCAATGTGATTGGTCGCTGATGGTTTGTTTGGATGACTACGTTATGTCATTCTTTCAATGTGATTGGTCGCTGACAGCAAATGTAAAACCTGCATCAACGCACATTGAAGTTTTTCGTCCAATTTTCCCTATGATCCCGCCATCAAGgattcatttattaaataacGAGATTTATCACATCTCTGTACAAATATACTTTTGGATTTTGTTATCTCGAACTTCTGGAAATCGCCGTCCATTTTGACTACATAAAAAAATGGCGCATGTTTCGCAATGTGTTATCAGATGTATGTCTTCTTCATGAAGCGAGCTAATGGCGCTCTATGGCTCCAGAGTTTTAATCCTGCTGAGAATACACTTGCGGGTAGACTGATTTAAGAATAGTAAAAAGCAGCAAAGTTGCTCATTAGTCCTGTTAAGATAATAATTAACAACGGAAATGCTTCATTTCTAAGAATTTCTGAAAAACTGCCATCTGGAATCGAGTTTAACAGCATTTTCATTCCGTTGTTTGTTTGACTGAAGGCCCTCAGAGTACGGTTATGGGGAGTTATCGCTCTTGCCCTTACCGACCGTTTgtccaatctctcaccagagggtgcATTACGCATTacgtattagtggagcgtagcgggaacgataactctgggtagagattgccgTTTGTCCAAAGTAAATTATTAGACGTAAATTGTTTTgcaggcgcgtagctgcctgtacgcaagtacgcaactgcgtacacatCATTTGCACATGATGTGTAGGTAGTTGCGTACTTGCGATTTATAATCTGATCAACATTATAATGTCaattcaatcaaatttaaagtcctttttgaatgtttctttttcaaaagagacatctctttaaaataagagatatgtCGTTCGATAATTTTTCGTTTTAAGGTCATAAgataatattcatttaaagtCGGGTTTTACAAACAGAAACATTAGGTCTTAAGAGATATTTTCCGACTACATTAAATAAAACTCACAcgaataaatgaattgaatattcGGATTAgaattgttgatatttttggaaTCACTAAAACACGTTTATTTTACCTATTTTGAAGAATGTCGCCAATTTCATATTAACTTCCGATACTAGTACAAGAGGTTCTCGTTGTAAAGTGATTCAGCTAGCATTTTGTTAAGATAATCAACAAAAAACTAGAATTCAATAGTGGCACCaagattttatgtcattttaGTTATCCAGGagaaagttttacattctatttGACTGAAAGGGAAGAGCGAAAATACTAAACGGTTAAGAATTTAACTTCCGTGACCACTATTTTGCtcataatatttgaaaatatcagcTCTAGTCGATATGAAAAGAACTTTAGTTTGACATCTGCAAAACATGATTTCACAAAAAGAaaactgaaattttatcaaaatacatgtatagaatagCTCCATTCTCATGGGACTTATCACAATTAATGGTTCAAAGTAGGAAATTTATATTGATTTCCACTTAATtcagttatttttataaataaacgaagaaaatatatatgttgccagatttttaaagatgccaAACATGCGAAAGTTATTAACACCAGAAAATCGCACGTTTTCATTTAACAGCAtgaaatttttttcataaaaactggtttaAATGACCAAATGTTAATTTAACCAGTTTAAAATACTGCCtctttgtaaatatatatgaattggAATTGTGTATCGATATCAAGAAAATCGAGGTCTTGAGTTTGAGCGTATAACGTGTATATATGAAGCTTTGACCACAATTTTAACTTCCGTTACCTGAAAATTTACCTGAAATTCAACTGCTCATAATTTTTATTAGcggaactttttaaaaattttttttacgtacaatgattttaattttgaatttgtgACTATCTAGCTCAATTTTAACAACAAACTCGATAAGAtagtaaaacttttattttttcgTGCAGAACAATaattaattttcactttttttttttgaatgacCCTGCACAGACAAaattgatatggatgaaaagtggaggatatgtacaacgatattttgaaatctataacttttaaattactttatttagtaaaaaaaaaaaaagtagttttagtagaaagtaatatTATTTCAAACCCCTGTTCGACTCGAACTctcgatctacagttcagcagtcgacacatTATTTTTAGTATTTCGAAACGTTCAAAGGGAATACCAGTAGACAAATAGTGCTTTCAATCTAATTAAGCAAATTTGGTCTattgttaatattttattatcagtTATCATTCTGTGTTTCTACTGCTATATCAATTCAGTTATTCTTCCATATGAGTCCTTTATTCGAAATGCAATTCACTATACCCTGTAGAAGAGGCCCATGCAAGGaaaatgaattatgaatttaaaaatacagacattTTCCTTCATTAGAATTAAACTTTATCTAAAGCTTCATTTGTGTCATATTCAgaggaaaataataaattatataataataGAATCATACATTACTTCCTTGAAATCCCCCTCAACCAAATTCATGTGTCATCAAATTTTAGCAGCCCATTGTTACAAGGCACGACGCCGGGTAGGTATAAAAGGAGTGATCGAGTGAATGCGAGCACTTCCAGACGACAGTTACTGAGGTCACGTCACAGAAGCTAGGCATGGAGTTCATGAAAGTTCTTGTAATTTTGGTCGTAGTTTTTCACGGTAAGACTTTttgtcacattttttttttcactttcagTGGATTAGCAAGTATTATCTAGCGTTATTGAAAGAAACTGAATCATTCGAACACGCACGATGCGTTGAGCACGTAATGTTAGTATTGTCAATTTAACAAGCGAAGGATTTTTTTGTGTTCAcatgaaatgtttatattttcgtTCAGGTTCACTCTCTAAGCCTATTGGCTCTGAGGATGAGTTACATGTCGCTGTCGGACAACTAGAGAGACTCGTAGCACGCTTAAAGCAGTATGTAGTCGATACCAATCTGCCCGAGTACTCGATGAGCGGTACAGGACCATGGAGCGAGTCTACGCCAGAATTTACCAGATCCCTATTCCACCTACGGGGACTATATGACAAACGCGACCCAttttcatcaaatgaaattgttaaaaagCTTCTCAAACCATACTTCGGCAGTTTCCCAAATGGACCGTATAAATGTAAGAATATAATTATTTGGATACCAAGTGAGCATTGAGGACcttggcataatcatgttattcgctctGCAGTTTATTCCGTAATGCCATATGCAAACgtttgaaaatttgcatattcctatagtaatttaacagaataaaccaaatttaaagagcaaataactcttactaaaggaaaaataaatcttacactttatcgcggagcgaataacatgattatgccaagACCTTGAGCAATAGTATTTCTGGGATTGTTTACATTGATTTGGTGTCCTTTGAATTTTCAGTGGAGCTGCCATTAACATCCCATAATATTGTGGTAATGCTTGATGCATGGTATAACAACGGTGAACAAATGATGTTCAAAGAACGGACTTTCCACAATGTTGCCAGAGAGCTCCTGAGTGCCCATCTTCAATGTGCAACCACCAGAGTCGACCAGATAGTTTTCTGTGAGTACTGTTAAGAATGTACTGTTATGAAGTCGTGATTAATTTTTGAACAGTTTGCCATTTGAATTCACTTACCGTTTTAACATAACATGGCACTAAAAACAAATGACAAGTTTGAAATGCTTTGTTGAATCTTGCACATGTTTCGTGCTATATCCCCATGTATTCCAGAAACTTTTCCTTTCTCCAGATGTTTTAAAGGGCCAAGCACTTGCAATGACCGAGGATGACCAAAATATGGACACTCGCTTGAGGAAGACTCTAGAAAACTGGATAACAGATACGGCCACTGTGAAAAACGTCGCCCAGAAAATTGTTTTGGCAGCGCATAGACGTACATACGGAGATATTGTGGATCATATTCGATATTTCCAGTTTAAAGGTAAATGTAGATCCTCGcaaatcttgaaatatataaattttgatttcacgTTTTACAATGAGAACCAGAATTTATTACAATGTTTCAGATATCGTGGAATtcctttcaaaaatgaaaatgctcatGTGGAAAGCTGAACAGAATAAATGGTCCTCAGTCATGTTTCATGAGAAACTAAGTCAACTTTTGACAGACAATGACTTTGCCTTTAAATGTCCAAGTATGAATAATCTATGGGAATTCCACCAAGAAATTGTTAGTCGTGTTCAAGAAAGGTAAGGCTGAATGTGCAATTCGTTTTTCATcctttcaatatattttttatatactattactaaatattttgaaattgactactaaattcaaaattgatagttGACAACGCAACTACAAATCGCTTTATTTCCAAACAAGATTATCCGAAACCAAACTCGTCACCGAGACGGAGGTTTGGCTGAAAGAATTTCTACCTACCTACATAACTACACGCACCACCCCCGCCATTACTGCCATCCTCCATATCTACACAGATTACATCAAGTCCGTCAGGTGGCACTTCGAACAAATGGAAAACCACGTGACCACCAGGAATGCGGCAGACATCACTAACTTCATGTCTAAATTTCTAAGTAAGTACTTGGTATATGTTTATACTACTGAATATACACAAGCGGACAGTTTTACTATCATTGTAAGCTAAACAGTTTTACTTACAAAGCAAAACTTATGAGACTTTATCAATACAATTGCAGCACCACATCAACTCCAATATCTGCAGTCCATCTTTGAATTCCTCAATACTAGGGATACCAGCAACGTCATGCAAATGGAAAGTGGAAAACCTAAACAACATGCCTTCCAAGAGTAGATGTACCGAATTCAACGGAAGATGTCAATGAGATTCCTAAACAGCATGATGAAAGGGGTATCGACATGTGATGTTACTCAAACCGCGCGTGACGAGACCTTTCCATTACAGAAAATCAAGGACTCTCCTATCCTAGTGATCTCAAGaacttgttttgaaaaataaaatacaaaaaatattaaacagTAGTTATTACTCCAATAAGAATATAGGCAAAGAAAGCCAAAATCCAGTATTCGAAATGGCGGATCGGCTGTTAGACCGTTTATATCTAAGGAAtagattttattgaaaatgaggGTATATGCTGCGCTTTACGAAGGCGTACTTCAtcaaggtattcaatgtataacgaaaggataatgaataATTTTGTAGGATTTATATCgacataaatgtaaaatgaagtaaaattatcaaaatgtacgagactggtaaatgattagagaAGCCGACATTTAAAATATGACGTAAATCTCTATTTTTCagcaatttcattttaataaatttttgtGTGACAAAGTGACAATTATTGCCCCTTTAAGCGTTAAAACTGCCGGTGTCGAGCTTTGCATTTATACTCTCATATATTCCAAATTCTATTTCATTCGAACAGAAGCGCTATTGGAAGTGCagtttattttatatacatatgtatagtACAAAACTCACAAGACGgcatataaataataaatatggtTTATtgagggtgggtgggtgggaaAACGTGTTACTGCATTGAGAGAGCCTTCGAATGCGGTAAATTTTTACCAAAGAAAGTGGGCCAATCAGATCGCAGGGTAAATACCAAACACCAAGTAAACACGTGTTCGATAGAACGTGTTGTAAtccaataaatacatgtacaaactacACAAATCTtataacttggtacatttgagaAAGATGCCCATTGTTTTTGAAGGTCAATGTCGTAGGATTtattttgcggtttcatccgaaggatcgaATCAATTAGTCCCTCTTACGACCAGCAAGGTGTTCTGGTGACCAATTCAAACGCGGATACACGCggcaaagaaaattaaaaaatgaaatataatcacATGGAGCAGTATATCAACAATGCTAAGATTGTAGTGTAATATCAACTGCATGCACAAGTATGTAACTAAAACAAAATACTgataaaaatcgtcttctccaTTATGCACAATGAGGAAAAGGGAGAATACCAGTAACATGTTTAGATTAATCATGTCCATGTCGGACCGataaaaacggccggtttactgagaatttagcatttagagacattgCATCTCAATATTgtcaaagtaggtactgttcactttgttctggtgatctatgataaATTATCGGTAGAAATCAAATTAGTCCGTTTCTACCTGCAGGTAATTATaaattctcgctgaaatcatctaattttaaactcaATTTCTAGaagcctattattggaattcctcttacctataaacactctgtttacattcatcgcttatatcattaacaaatttgttttgacgtttttaaaaagtacagtagtaaatatgaaattgtaatctgaatatttctttggaattttaagtcaatggaaaccaagaaaattaatttattatctaataattatcattaacagtaaTTGAAGACtacagcaagagatttcttcCCTATCTAAATCTGTATTAGATCTTATTATAAGGTTTAGCATTCAaacatgtttttgaaaaaaattaaaacaacactcccaacccccaacccccaaaaaacccaaacaaacgaaaaaaaaaaaggggggggggaaaGAATAacttatatataatgtatttaaaTGTAAGTAAGGTGAAAATAAGTGTCATGCACGTATGTTTTGTCCATACATTTTATAAACCTGTTAAATACAATACTTTagatttttcttcaaattccATTCCTTTGGCAATTCGTAATGAAGATAAGGGATGCTGTTACGGTGCAACCTCCGGAAAATTCGTCAATCCGTGGACAACTCGTCAATCCGTGGACAACCCATCAATCCGTGGACAACTCGTCAATCCGCGGACAACTCATCAATCCACGGACAACCCATCAACCCACGGACAACTCGTCAATCCGTGGACAACTCGTCAATCCGCGGACAACTCATCAATCCACGGACAACCTATCAACCCACGGACAACTCGTCAATCCGTGGACAACTCGTCAATCCGCGGACAACTCATCAATCCACGGACAACCCATCAACCCACGGATTCATCAATCTGCGGACAACTCGTGTATAGGTTAgagctgtaggtgaaataccacaaatttggTCCGTAGCAATGCCGGTTCTTTAATATGCCAACGCCTGCGGCGATACGAATTATCTATGTTTACCACAgacaattgcatcgcttggattcggatttactattaaagagtaaaagtattgaactctaaatatagggtataAGTTCGCCGATGAAAAATTAGTAaaccaaatggtataaaattctactATGTATTTTAACTTACATTACATATTCAATATACATtgctaccaaagttcatcccaaAGTTCCGTGAGCTTCGTAAGACATGCAAAAATCAATTCAGAAAAATGCCCATCATATTTGAAGTAAAACGTCTTAATGTCAAAGTAGAGACGTTGTCTTCAACGGagctagtacatgtaattcaccAAACAATAGAGAACCAGTTTGTTTCCATTGTTgtcatttatttgaaaatgacgAAATCCAAACATCGTATAAAATTACTGGGAGGCCCATTCGAACAcatctatacttataaataacaatttttgccaataaactccaaGACACTTgatccagagttactgcttacacctttaatattgtttcatatgcgaagtgaagtccgtaagctataaaAGAATTTTACTTCAGTGGTAAATATCGTAAGATTAATTAAGAACTTACTTTCGTTTTCgctaaactaccctgaaatagcaacAAGAGGCAtagctcacctgattcaccttggtccatatcagaagactttctatatatatttgcatgtaaaaccgtagtccttattgtggccccaacctacccctggaggccatgatttttgcaaacttgaatctacactatgtcagaaagctttcatgtaaatgtgaacttctttgggccaatggttcacgagaagaagatatttgaagatttttcctatatatttgtatgtaaaactttgatcccccttgtggccccattctacccccaggggccatgattttaacaaacttgaatctgcactatgtcagaaagctttcctgtaaatatcagcttttctggctcagtggttcttgaggagaagatttttaaagatttttcctatatatttgtatgtaaaactttgatccctattgtggccccatctgacccccgggggccaggattttaacaatttcgaatctgtactatatcaggaagctttcatataaatctcagcgtttctggcacagtggttcttgagaagaagatttttaaagattttccctatatatttgtatgtaaaactttgatcccctattgtggccccatccgacccccgggggccatgattttaacaatttcgaatctgcactatatcaggaagctttcatataaatctcagcttttctggcttagtggttcttgagaagaagatttttaaagatttttcctatatatttgtatgtaaaactttgatcccctattgtggccccatccgacccccgggggccaggattttaacaatttcgaatctgcactatatcaggaagcttttatataaatctcagcttttctggctcagtggttcttgagaagaagattttttaatgaccctaccctatttttaccttttcttgattatctcctcttgaaaggtggcctggccctttattttaacaatttagaattccctttacctaaggatgctttgtgccaactttggttgaaattggcccagtggtttttgagaagaagttaaaaatgttaaaagcttacagacggacagacggacggacgccggaatacgggtgatcagaaaagctcacttgagcttttagctcaggtgagctaaaaatgagaGTACAGTGGCGGATATGCTTTGGCGGATCTAAgctaggtttttttttctttattggttttaatcttacagaagaaaaagTTTCGCTAGGCCTAATTGTTGAGTAAATAAAAGATGCCTGTTCatttcttcaatccgtgattctagtcttgaatcagccttaATAGAACCAGAAGTGAGTACGAAGCCCCCAGAATTAGGCAACATCAGAGACGCTTAGGTCGCCGAAAAGCTGTGATTGGTgtacaacatgatcagcataaaattgtgtaggtgttcagAGTTAGttacatttatatatagttttgactaggcccatatttatccttttatgaagatttataattacatgtatattacttaaGAACACCTCATTCAAtgaaggacccccccccccccccctcccgagaccaacgatctgacacatcgataaaattttgaatattcatctgatattttcaatgttctttTCCCCCATGATTGTAGAAGTCACTGTTCCAACttattgtaataatttattaagcGTTACTGATGTGTTgaaacacatggataaacacaatatttcaattttttaatttagttgaacatgttttgtgatgacacagatcttAAAATTAAGTAATAAGTCGAAAACTGttcaatatgtcagatatcgaatggtccaGGACTGTTTTGGGAAGTTTGCGCCTTATAACTTTAAAGCTCGAGCAATTTATcgaaattaggttgtacactacctgACATTGTCAaagaaatcaggccactgtttacaatatttcttctttctggtttttttttactcctcctaggcacctgatcccacctctggtatatccaggggtccgtgtttgcccagctctctattttgtattgcttatgggagttatgagattgatcactcctcctaggcacctgatcccacctctggtgtgtccagtgtttgcccaactctctattttgtattgcttataggagttatgagattgatcactgttcgttatcctcaccgtTCACATTACGTGTCCGTGTACAAATGGTGCTTTAACTTAGTAATCTGATTAGTGTAGTATTTGCCTTCAGTTTGGGTGGCCTACCAGATTTTATACCTTGTTAGCACACTGGTATAACACCTTGTTAGTGACATATTTTTGGCCACCCTTTTAGcctttgttttatcatttttatactGGGAGACAACATGTACATGATGCATGTGATCTGCCCAGTTTTTGGGcctatattttttgttttattcaatatatgtTCGGATTGGCCTCCCAGTATTTCTATACAACGCTTGAATTTCATGATTTCCAATGAATGACAGTTATGGAAACAACCTGGTTTTCTGTTGTTTGGCAAAAGCTATCTTCATTGAAGGCAAcgtctgtagctttgacataaGAAGTTTTACGTAAAGAAAAATTTATGGTATAAATTATTTTAAGTAAAGTTCCGTTTCATTAATTACATTCATTTGATTAACCATCTTGAGTCCCTCAGATTTTTGGTGGCGAGTATGATGTTAGTATTTATCCCGTAGTGGGTCTCTAGTGTGTTACAACTTTCCAATCAGTGTCCAGCATCTTCATTATTCTGTGTTTTATGTTGAGAGTggctgttatttttttttttttgcgctACCCACCTCCATCTTAGCTAAATTCATACCACCTTGCAATATCTTATCCGCTTTGTTGAATATACGTCGTGTAACACCTTCTTAGTGACATGTTTTGGCCacccttttttcttttcttcatcaTTTTTTACTGGGAGGCAACATGGTACTCAAGTCCTCAACAACAAGGTTTTCATAAAGCTGCATTTAACCTTCAGGAAACAATATTACATCACATTGAAAAAGGATCACGTGTATATGCCTTTGATACAGTATGGGAAAAGGGACAGCTTTGTAAGTTAACGAAATGGGTATCAAGGGAAAATTATGAACATTGATAGACGACTGCCACATTGATACCAAAAGTGCTGTAATTGTAAATTACCAACAAAACAATCAGACTGGTTCCCAGGAATACGGTAAGGCGGTATCTTATTTGGGTTTTTATATACAGTTTATGTATCAATGACTTACTAAATGAATTTTCTCACACCAACAAAAACTTTGGAATTCATAGTATAGAATCATCGACCCCAATTCTTGCAGATTATATTGCCTGTTTATCGTCAACTCCGCACTCACTCCAGAATATGTTGGATGTAGCATACGATATTTCTTGTAGATGGATATTCTCTTTCAACGATATGTTACATTTATTATAGTATTTGGTAAATCTCACAATGTCGTCTCAAATAAATGGTTAATTGGCGAC
Coding sequences:
- the LOC125659405 gene encoding uncharacterized protein LOC125659405, yielding MEFMKVLVILVVVFHGSLSKPIGSEDELHVAVGQLERLVARLKQYVVDTNLPEYSMSGTGPWSESTPEFTRSLFHLRGLYDKRDPFSSNEIVKKLLKPYFGSFPNGPYKLELPLTSHNIVVMLDAWYNNGEQMMFKERTFHNVARELLSAHLQCATTRVDQIVFYVLKGQALAMTEDDQNMDTRLRKTLENWITDTATVKNVAQKIVLAAHRRTYGDIVDHIRYFQFKDIVEFLSKMKMLMWKAEQNKWSSVMFHEKLSQLLTDNDFAFKCPSMNNLWEFHQEIVSRVQERLSETKLVTETEVWLKEFLPTYITTRTTPAITAILHIYTDYIKSVRWHFEQMENHVTTRNAADITNFMSKFLTPHQLQYLQSIFEFLNTRDTSNVMQMESGKPKQHAFQE